One Hyperolius riggenbachi isolate aHypRig1 chromosome 12, aHypRig1.pri, whole genome shotgun sequence genomic window, aaggctatgttcacagtgggacgttgcggagctgcgttataaagtcatgtaatgcagcttaccgcaccgcaatgctaatcctatgggacgttcacagtgcgacgttaacgtcgcattgtaacgtgtagcattatggtgacacactgctgcagtgcgttacctctaaacgcacacgttatcgggtacaggaaagcatacttttcattgcctgtatgccttacTGTACCCACTGTATGCAACAGGAACGCAGCACTGATGTGCGCTAccacttttttttgctttgtaaTGCTGTGTTGCAACTTAAACATCGCATTACaaggcaacgtcccactgtgaataaacccacaggcttcttgcacaccaagacgttgtgttaggtgtcacgttaaggtcgcataacgtgcacctaacacaacgtatggtgctgcaaaagccgacggtagagtgagccgcgttcggcggctcgattcctataatgtctcccagagtggcgctgattggccagcgggaccacgtgatgcggagcgagacactccgcatcacgtggtcccgccggccaatcagctgccgccagtgcagtgaatattaagtagccatgtgcgcggctactgtagctggctctccccgcctcctctccgccccccactgcgcatgtgcaaacagtctaacgcggctatagccgctccaacgccgtagcatgctgcactttgcaccgaacgtgcagcattacatgtaacgcaacgtgggctgtgtgaacagcccacttgtgttacattgctgtgcgttgggggagcgttacaggcgcactaacgtgcgcctgtaacgtcttggtgtgtaagcagcctaaaggtacaATATACTGTTCATTTCAAGAAATATTTTAGAAGCGGTTCATAGCCGATTAAAAGTAAGGAAATAGGTAATAATAGATAAAATTACAAAACCTGTTAAAGCTatggtgatttatttattttttcttaaagATATTCTGAAGTTTGCCTTTAAATTCAGAATACTGTACAAAGTTAATATATTAAGCATCACAGTTTAATACATGATTTTCATTTTCTCCTCCAGTCCCCTCCCTGCAGACGCTGTGTCGCCTTGTTATCCAGAAGCACATAGTCCACAGATTGGCCATCGACTGGTTAGATCTGCCGCAGTTTCTAAAAAATTTCTGCAAATTTGAGTAAAAAAGGTTCttgtatattattgatcagcAGTCCCAAAAGATGCAGACAAAACCATGCACAAGGAAATCTAGCTTCTGGCAACCTACATCAACTCACCACTGAGGATTGTCCCGTTTAATTGACTTATGACTTTACTGTGAAGGTGTGCTGGACCCAGCAGGACAAGCCTGTAACTACTGTACTTCAATAAGAGACAATCCCAGTCTAACAACAAGGTTAATGGATGTGCAGAGGAGGTGACTTTCTATCTACAGTCCTAATAAACCATGCATATATCTTTATCCAACTCTAAAGTCCCTCTTTTTCATCCGTCCCCCTTTTATgcttgatgtacagatctgtataaataaagttatttatCTACTAAATGTAGATACTTACAGTTATCTAtatttctttattattttcataTGTTAAAGCATATCCAAACAACCCCCACCTGAGCACAAAATGGGAGGAGACACCCCAAAGATTGCTGCAATCAATTGAACGTGGATAGTGTAACAGCCATAGGTGCTTTAAGTCCATGCGTGCAGCTGTTTAAGACACTGTACTATAGACTGGAAGAAGCAGGCACATGTACCACAAAATGCATCGTCCTGTGTCAAataaatatattccctaaaagCCTCCAATCAAAGGTAAGACTGTTACATTATCCATGTCCAGTTGATTGCAACAACCTTTGGGCAGCCTGCTCCCATTTTTTGTGAACATTTCTCTCCTCCCCCCAGGGGTGTCCCCTGTGATTTTCATCCAGCAGTTCAACCCAACATAACTTGAAGAAGACATCCCATTTGCATGGATggaattttccactttcctgatACGTTGGTTGACTATTAGTGCGACGTGCAAGAGTGTCTGGCCAGTCACGCGCAATGAAGCGTGacttagcagtgttctccccagaatttttttccagccgggtggcatgaaatagtagccgggtggcatgaaaaagtagccgggtggggcgagttgaaaatgcagggcaactgtgcttacagcataggaggaggtgagccgatgacagccgggtggtcaccaaatctagccgggtggagcacccggctaaaagagcctggggagaacactgcttagcCAGGCCTTTGGGCTGAATTGAGGGTGACCGGAGCCACCGGGGGAGACGGCAAGGGAGAAgccgcctcaagggggcttaaagaaGCCAAAGGTAAGTATGAAACGTGAgatgcttctcgtctcaggttacatagttacatagttatttgggttgaaaaaagacatacgtccatcgagttcaaccagagaacaaagtacaacaccagcctgctccctcacatatccctgttgatccagaggaaggcgaaaaacccttacaaggcatggtccaattagccccaaaagggaaaaaaaatccttcctgactccagatggtaatcagataaaatccctggatcaacatcactgggcattatttAGGAacgcaatgcaaggaaagcatataagccccctttaaatgcaggtatagaatttgccataactactccctgtggcaatgcattcaacATCTTAATCActgttactgtaaagaaccctttcctaaataaattgccaaaacgtttttcctccatgcgcagatcatgttctctagtcctttgagaaggcctagggacaaaaagcttatccgccaaacttttatattgccctctgatgtatttatacatgttaattagatcccctctaaggagtcttttctctagactaaataaacccagtttatctaacctttcttggtaagtgagaccttccatcccacgcatcaatgttgttgctcatctctgcacctgcttcaaaactgcaatatctttcctgtaatgtggtgcccagaactgaattccatattccagatgtggccttaccagagagttaaacaggggcaatattatgctagcatctcgagtttttatttcccttttaatgcatcccaaaattttattagctttagctgcagcggcttggcattgaataagattatttaacttgttgtagatgagtactcctaagtccttctccaagtttgatgtccccaactgtatatttattttgtatggtgctagaccattggtacgaccaaaatgcatgacttttttcaacgttgaatttcatctgccatttatgtgcccatatagccatcctaccagattctgttgcaatatgtccctatcttcctgagagttgacgattctgcacaattttgtatcatctgcaaaaattgcaacattgctttctactgcatctactaggtcattaataaatgaattgaagagcactggactgagtacagacccctgtgggaccccactgctaacagtcacccattttgagtatgatccattgaccacaactctttgttttctatccattagccagttccctatccatgcacacagactcttccccggtccttgcatcctcaacttttgcatctGGCAACTtttgggaaagatacattgatttattacagagactgtgatagtagaaagtgctgcagtaagccagaacacattagaatagctttttgaacttgtaggatgataaaaaacaggatgcaatttttgttacggagtctctttaaaggtggccatacactggtcgatttgccatcagatcgaccaacagatagatctctctctgatcgaatctgatcagagagggatcgtatggctgcctttactgcaaaccgattgtgatcggtttcatgctgaaatcgattcacaatctgtggagctgccgctgccttaGCCATCGCCCAaccctcccccccgccccccccaccaGCTATACATTatctgctctggccggcgcgagtctccgctgtcaccgctgcttcttctccgctccgggcttcagcttcactgaacttcctgtccggggaacagtagaggcactctactgtttaaactttctgccgggacaggaagtaaagcCAGCCGGTCCGAAGCCcaacggagaagaagacagcggagaccaggaacTCGCGCTGGCCgatgcaggtaatgtattgccgctgtattgcgtcggtcgtcgggcaccgaCCCACCGTCtatcaagcaaaatcttccgcacggacggatattgatgggaacgattgatttcgggcggaaatcgatcgttctgtcagcgtttgcactatttcacagcagattcgatcacagtgatcgcatctgctgtatatcggcggaaaaatagttaggtgtatggacccctttagatttccaatagatttaattctgaaatctattggaactctgaccctagtgtgtggcacacatcagattcctgtcagatttgacttgacaggcatctgacaggaatctatctgattgtTGAATCtgatgcaaatctataagtgtatggccacctttagattattttctgtagagactggtcattatgtctggggcattgtcttctggttatctcctgctgagtagaatcatgcctaattgctaggcagagagATGGTTAGATAAATAATttctaacatgttggaaattacctatctggcaggtaaatctaaaggtggccatacactggcccgatttgcggcagtttcgacagcagattcgatcactgggatcgaatctgctgctaatcgttcgcgcaacacgcacccgccgatccgatttcctcccgaaatcggatcggtccgtcgatcgcgccgtgcgggaaattaccctcgatcgcccgcgggtagggagcgcgtcgctagcggcggccgatccgatcaggtatacattacctgaggctggctcccgggcatcccgtccgtcactgctcccgtcatggcgcctccggcatcctcgtataacttccgctgtcatgccagtgacagcggaagtacaactagagggcgctctatttgaacttccgctgtcactggtgtgatagcgtaagttctatgcggatgccggagccggaggtgccacatgacggggacatcacgcccgggagccagcctcaggtaatgtataccggcggggggagcggcggcagcaccaccacaacagattgtgatcggtttcaggctgaaatcgattcacaatctgtttgcaggaaaggcagccatacgatccctctctgatcagattcgatcagatagggatctgtcagctggtcgatctgatggcacatcgacaagtgtatggctgccttaaaggtggccatacactcgttagattagcagcagatatagatcatcagatagatttctgatctatctgatgtgtttaggaacatttttactaggaacagagctccaatagatttcagtttgaaatctattgaaaatcgatctgaaggcatttttttgccatcagatttccattagggccaatgcaaaatgataagcaatctcaacagatcgacctagattttccagcctgccagatcgattgaaatcgatcgaaatcggacgCAAATCTGTTTGCAATCGACCAAtcttgatcgatcgatcggccagaaatcggctgagtgtatgggccccttaatgctgggaatacacagctcgattctgagctgataagatggctcgatagatcatttccgacatgtccgatcactgttcgatcgttttgccgctcgatttctcattgaagtgcattgaaaaaaagataagaagaaCGAGCGGAACagaagagaatcgagcgggcaaaacgatcgggcgcagaatcgagcgccagaatagatccgtgtattcccagcataaaggggcccatacactggtcgatttcagccatcgatcgattctatggaatcaatCAGAAATCTATTCTATCAAAtcgatagatcaaatcaatctaaatcggccacaaatcgatatatctgacaggatggaaaatctaggtcgatctgctggtggcagcagatcgatggcccatagttttattcgatctaatggtccaataatgcatttagatcgatttccaatagatttcattttgaaatctattggaaatctgttcctagtgtgtggcacacatcagatagattcctgtcagattcaacttgacaggcatctgacaaaaatctatctgatggttgaatctgcttcaaatctataagtgtatggccaccttaacagaaaatctaacagaaaattgtatggtgtgtacctagcattagtctgCATAAGAGTTGCTATCTTGCAGGTGGAGTCAGCACTATGCACAGAACAGGGATAATTCCCAGCTTCTTTTTTTAAGCCTGCACTGAAGTTCATCAAAGCTAGTCATCTGAAATGCCTATACGTGAGAAAAACTAATAGTTTcttatttcttgtggggattaaACCAGGATTACCACCAACATTTCCCTTCTGCTACAATAGATTTGCTCCACCAtaacaaaaaataagaaaataagctTATTGAAAGAAACGTACCTGTAATAGTAAAGGAAACAAACCTTTTACTTTGCGAGTTGCGAGAATTTTTATCATGGAATGAAACTGACTGTACCAACACTGCTCTCATTTACATACCCCAACTCTGCATTAAACTCTATGGAGGTTCACCTTTAATCTACAGAGAAGAGGAAGatataggtatgtttagaaagtaCCGGTAAGCAAAGGAGGCAGAAATCCTGCTGGACTGATTGTGACAGCTGCAGCACAATCCTTTCTCGGACatcgattgatcgatcagaaatcgattctattaaattccccattcgatcgatttgtgtcagattttgatcgatttgatctatctgacaggatggaaaatctaggtcgatctgctgctggcagcagatcgctggcccatagagttgcattggatctaatggtccaataatgcatttagatcgatctcCAATAGATTGAAATCTGTTcccagtgtgtggcacacatcagatagattactgtcagattagacttgacaggcatctgccagaaatctagctgatggtcgaatctgctgcaaatctataagtgaatggccaccttaaaacgtAAAGTTGCTAACTAGATTATTTAAAATGCAAATGACTGCTGCTAGCACTAAATGTACTGATACCTGAGGGTAATTGtgcttttatttttaatgtaCACCAATGACATTACTTTTGTCCAAATACAGGTAAGGGAGAGTATATGGGCAATTAGAAGTTAAACTTTTATACTTTGAGGGCTGTATttctgtctaatgctgggcatacatggcccagattcttcttatcaatcgagctgctgattgctcgattgataatttctgacatgtccgatcaccgcgtggatcgattcccggctcgatccccgcgggtggacaataggcaaaaacgaagtgctgataaggaagtgcccgcggggacgagcgggaatcgatccacggggACGAGCGGTGACACGcccgcatcgagccgctggctcgattccggcgcataaacgtgtcgtgtatgcccagcattacatccATCCGACAGATTTTGTGTAAAAGCTAAATAGCAATTCAGCTCTGAACAGGATGTAAACCCCAAAATATAAGCATATGTGTATTTACTTCATCTTGTTtgaattctttttttattttagtttttaagtagggtatacttaaaggacaactgaagtgagaaaaatatggaggctgtcacatctatttctttttaaacaataccagttgcttgatagccattctgatctatttggctgcagtagtgcctgaataacatcagaaataagcatgtagctaatctggtcagaaatgacaataatgtcagaaacacctgatctgcacatgCATGTTCaacatctatggctaaaagtattaaaggcagaagaagatcagcaggatagccaggtaactggcattgtttaaaaggaaataaatattgcagcctccatatccctcattacagttgtcctttaaaaagtttACCTGAGCCAAACCTCAAgtgcaaaatcacatacttacctaagaagagggaagcctctgaatccgctGTCCTCTGGTTCCATCGCAGAATGCAGACACTCCAAAGATTACtaacaagggcttgttggtagTCTGATTGGGGCCACGCTACCCTTCAAGCATGAGCGCggccatactgagcatgtgccgtAAGCCGGTACCGCTCATGCACGAGTGGCTACCTTGCTAATATGCAGGCGCGGTCACGCATGTGCCAGAGGAGAAGCGCGGCCTTGATCAGCTAGAGGGTGTGCGAGTGGCAACAGGGAACCAGAGGACTGcagggaagcttcattaggatccagaggcttccctctttttaggcaAGTATGAGtttctttaaaacaaacctgtgagGTGAAAAAGTTTCTTGGCTACTTACTGAagtagtggaaagcctctggtTGTTGCAAAGGCTTCCTAGATCTTCTGAGAGCCCACCGCTGCTGGCAGGGGCCCTGTTCACCTCCGTGGCGCGAgcacagtccgtgcatacctagaAGCGTGCTTGTGCATGAGCAGCTTCTGCTACCGGGCAGGCAAGGACCGTACTGCCACCTGCGCAGTAAGGTTCGCGCTCATACACAAAAGCATTTGAGACCAGCCCTTGTCGTATACGTttagagggacccagcactggaacggaggtccacaggatgatctgggaagctttccctctattgaggtaagtatctattcccacttcaggtatgctttgaagtattttattctgctgctgttacgTGAATAAATATGTAAGTAGCAGAATGTCAATATTTCCTCTAATCGTCCTTTTAGTGCATCTAGAATGCTATAACGATAGTCCTCACAACATCACTTCAGTGCATTAAAGTTTCACTTGTTCATAAGGTCCAATCCATGCATCTGCCAATTCTCTCAATGAGCTGTAACGTCTTTCAAACACCTCATCGCTGCAGTCAGCCAACATCTGTGACAACTGACTGTTCACACTTTCCACAAACTGCTCTTTATTAATACTGCTTGTCCCATCACCAAGTATGATCTCCAGGGTGTCAGCCGCTACAGGCAGCACAGACTCCGCCTCTTCTGGGTTCCTCTGCCATGATTTGTACAGCATATCTGGCTTTATAACGTCATCACTGGCAGTGATAACTGCCAAGACATGACGGCAAGGAAGCTGCAAGCACTGATTAAAGTTGCAAGTACAATTAGCAGGTATTCTGTAACTGACTTCACTGTGGCTCTCCAGAAGTTGAATATTTACAACATCTTCATTTGTTTGTATCAGTTGGACTGAGCTTTGGGCAACCTCAAGCTCTTTCTGGCAAAGACTGAAGGCCGCTGGGTTGCAAATTTCCTCCAGAGATTTAGAAAGCATTTCAGCAGCTTCGCCGTCTTTACTGGGTTCCGTAACTGCTGCTCCATCTTCCTTTTCTTGGCAAGCAATTATAGCCAACTCTTCGCTAGTGCACTGCCGTTTTTGTACTATGTCTTTGTCCATGATGTGTTCCTCTATGTATTCAACCAAAGCCTTCATGACAACGTCCATAGGTTGCTGTTGTCTGAAGATTTCGTTCAGTTCACGACCCAAATTCTCCAGCACTTGTAAATACCCATAGCAGTCTCTACAGGTTCTCCAACGGTGCAGGGCCCAAATCCGTTGTTCTAGAAGCCACTCTGCCTTCAGCTGCATTAGCATAGTGGGCTTGATGAACTGGGTTAGAATTGTATGCATATTTTTCAGATTCTCCCTGGTGGGTGAacacattgtgatttttaatGCGTCAGTTAGCAAATGTTCCGTTTGGTTAGGTAAAGACAGCTGATAGATGCACTGCTGGAAGTATCGGCAGACGTGATAAGCTGAAAGAACAACCTGAGCAGATGGGAAAACTTCTCGTATAGCATCTGCACCTCGGAAGTGTGGGTCCACCAGAAATATGCGTATTTCATTCCAACAGCTGTTGAAATTTCTCATAAGTGAAAACATGTGTTTGAGGCCTTCCGGAGTTTCATTCTTGGGAATGGCAAGGTGAACAATTCTTTCTGTGTTGCTTGCTGTGCGCAGGCAGGGCCCATCGATCAAAAAGGTGTACAGTGTTCTTTTCTCAATATTGTGGGAACGGATCAGCAGTAACACTTCAGGAAACGCTTTGAAGGCTTCACTCATCATCATGGTCTGGAAGTTGAGAAAATCTAGAGACATGTCCTTATTGAATTGAAATGCGGCAATCGATCCATGGTTTTTCAGCAAAAACTTTTGCAAGAATTGAGAGGTCATTATGACGTAGGTACGAGAGGCTTCAGCCAGGTGCACTTCACTGATCTTACAGCTgctaaaaaggagaaaaaaatagttACATTATAAGGAGAAAGCAGGGATGCCAAAGTTGAAACTGTCAACAAAAGCCCAAACCTAGCAACCCAGAAAAAAATATATCCCTGGTATTTTAGTTTTGGATTGCATAAAAATGGTTTAGAAATACTTTAGAGTTTTTACTTCTATCTGGGTCTCCATTGGAGATAGTCACTCATTTTTTGCCCCGAGGACCACAATGACTTTATGAAACCTGGTGGTCTGAGGGGACAGGAAATGAGAGAGCAATAAGAACTGCACAGGGTTCCTCATACTGGGTGCACACAATCAGATCTGCATACAATCTTTTGGGTGGTCAATAATAAATCTAATAATGTACCTGAAAGGAAAATAGATACTACtactttttaatttgttttgcaGCTTAATTAATCAGATTTGActatcatggctgctgtttagaatttagTTGTAAAAatgcagcccttaaagagaacccaaggaagcagaaaacaaaaaaaattgactcCAGGAGGATATGGAAAGCCTATGGATGACCCAAAGACTTCCCTCTCACATGATGGCCTGTTACCATGGAGACATGATGCAGGAAGCAGTGAGTAGGTGAGTTTTAACCCCACATAATTGCCCGCTCGCTACTCTGCACGGATGGAGGAGGGAAGAGaaaggaggaggccaggagtgttAGGAATGTGGCTCGGGTCACGCAAAATTTGCCCAGGTCTGGACAGCACAGAGGTGTAACTGATGCAGCACTCCAGAGGTATGTGTTTGGGGACTGTGCACTTGCTCTACTAATCAGTGAGATGGCTGGCTAAAGCCTGGGGCCCATTGGCAGGATTATGAATGAGCTGctttggcttactgcgcaggtgtagtgatacctgtgcaggcacagtaagaCCCGtgctcgtgcatgaagaggagaaAGTCCATGTTAACTTATTCAAAAAGCTCTTGTCGAAAATGTTCTGTGTCCAAATGCGACAACGGTGGAGGAGAGGAGGACATGGGTAGCCTGTGGactatccagtggcttccctctacctCGGTAAGTATACAACTTTGTTTTATTCAGGCCACCTTGGGTACCCTAACTTTTActaatattcccccccccccccccccaaaaaaaaagcagttgaacaccatataaacaataatattaaaaGTACaggataatggaaaaaaaaaaaacggttagAGAACACTAGTTCTATAGCCTCACTCtatgcttttcggtctctttgagCCTCATATACTCTCCTAGTGGTTCTTGGTCACCATACACTATCTGGGTACTCTAAGTAcactgggttgcaaaagtattcggcccccttgaagttttccacatttttgtcatattactgccacaaacatgaatcaattttattggaattccacatgaaagaccaacacaaagtggtgtacacgagaagtggaaccaaaatcatacatgattccaaacattttttacaaataataactgcaaagtggtgtgtgcataattattcggccccctttgatctgagtgcagtaagttgccTATAGACTTTGTCTGATGAGTGcttatgactaaatagagtgcacctgtgtgtaatctaatgtcagtacaaataaagctgctctgtgagggcctcagaggttgtctaagagaatattgggagcaacaacaccgtgaaatccaaagaacacacaagacaggtcagggatcaagttattgagaaatttaaagcaggcttaggctacaaaaagatttccaaagccttgaacatcccacggagcactgttcaagcgataattcagaaatggaagga contains:
- the ZSWIM1 gene encoding zinc finger SWIM domain-containing protein 1; protein product: MTSQFLQKFLLKNHGSIAAFQFNKDMSLDFLNFQTMMMSEAFKAFPEVLLLIRSHNIEKRTLYTFLIDGPCLRTASNTERIVHLAIPKNETPEGLKHMFSLMRNFNSCWNEIRIFLVDPHFRGADAIREVFPSAQVVLSAYHVCRYFQQCIYQLSLPNQTEHLLTDALKITMCSPTRENLKNMHTILTQFIKPTMLMQLKAEWLLEQRIWALHRWRTCRDCYGYLQVLENLGRELNEIFRQQQPMDVVMKALVEYIEEHIMDKDIVQKRQCTSEELAIIACQEKEDGAAVTEPSKDGEAAEMLSKSLEEICNPAAFSLCQKELEVAQSSVQLIQTNEDVVNIQLLESHSEVSYRIPANCTCNFNQCLQLPCRHVLAVITASDDVIKPDMLYKSWQRNPEEAESVLPVAADTLEIILGDGTSSINKEQFVESVNSQLSQMLADCSDEVFERRYSSLRELADAWIGPYEQVKL